A single genomic interval of Caballeronia sp. SL2Y3 harbors:
- a CDS encoding 4-hydroxyproline epimerase yields MNTLTHIEVVDSHTGGEPTRLVIAGGPDLGLGPLSERLEIFRRDYDRVRAGIVNEPRGSDVIVGALLCEPHDASCSAGVIFFNNVGFLGMCGHGTIGLVVSLAHLGRIQPGVHRIETPVGIVEAELHSDLSVTVRNVPAYRYRVQVPLDVPKLGRVHGDIAWGGNWFFLVSDHGQALDFSRVESLTDVAWAIREALEANGITGEGGALIDHIELFADSATPDVDSRNFVLCPGKAYDRSPCGTGTSAKIACLAADGLLAPGALWRQESIVGSVFEARYESMGDDVGRVRPSVRGTAHVNAEAKLVFSSDDPFAWGIRT; encoded by the coding sequence ATGAACACACTCACTCATATCGAAGTCGTCGACTCGCATACCGGCGGAGAGCCGACTCGACTCGTCATCGCAGGCGGCCCCGATCTCGGTCTCGGTCCGCTGTCCGAACGCCTCGAGATCTTTCGCCGGGACTACGACCGCGTGCGCGCCGGCATTGTCAACGAACCGCGCGGCTCGGACGTGATCGTCGGCGCGCTGTTGTGCGAACCGCACGACGCATCGTGCTCGGCGGGCGTCATCTTCTTCAATAACGTCGGCTTTCTCGGCATGTGCGGTCACGGCACCATCGGGCTCGTCGTTTCGCTCGCACATCTCGGGCGCATCCAGCCCGGCGTGCATCGCATAGAAACGCCTGTCGGTATCGTCGAAGCCGAACTGCACAGCGATCTCAGCGTGACCGTGCGCAACGTTCCCGCGTACCGTTACCGTGTGCAAGTGCCGCTCGACGTGCCGAAGCTCGGGCGCGTTCATGGCGATATCGCGTGGGGCGGCAACTGGTTTTTCCTCGTGTCCGATCATGGTCAGGCGCTCGATTTCTCGCGCGTCGAATCACTGACGGACGTTGCATGGGCGATTCGTGAAGCCCTCGAAGCGAACGGAATCACGGGCGAGGGCGGCGCGCTCATCGACCATATCGAACTGTTCGCCGATTCGGCGACGCCCGATGTCGATAGCCGCAACTTCGTGCTGTGCCCCGGCAAGGCGTATGACCGCTCGCCGTGCGGAACGGGCACGAGCGCGAAGATCGCATGCCTCGCGGCCGATGGCCTGCTTGCGCCGGGCGCGCTCTGGCGGCAGGAAAGCATCGTCGGCAGCGTGTTCGAGGCGCGCTATGAAAGCATGGGCGATGACGTCGGACGCGTGCGGCCCAGCGTTCGCGGAACCGCGCACGTGAACGCCGAAGCGAAGCTCGTCTTTTCCAGCGACGATCCGTTCGCGTGGGGCATTCGCACGTGA
- a CDS encoding branched-chain amino acid ABC transporter substrate-binding protein: MPETMKVATSYVSAALLACSTFAGASYALAASASPQNVQIGFAAPLTGGQAHYGADFRSGVELAIADMNATKPVIGGQPVQFVLNAQDDQADPRTGTTVAQKLVDDGVVAVIGHYNSGTSIPAAPIYAKAGIPEVAMATAPSYTRLGLPTTFRLLTSDTQLGSVLGEYVAKGLKFKRLAIVDDRTAYGQGVAEEFAKAAKAAGATIVDQEYTTDKAVDFRAILTKIKSADVDAVFYGGADTQAAPMLKQMRSLAIKAVLIGPDMLQSENLIKIAGGAAEGTLAASEGSPLAQMPGGHAFAEHYKAHFSKPVELYAPYAYDGTMAVFNAMKKADSTDPRVFLTALKSTNMKGVTTSELSYDNYGDLKYGGVTVYKVANGKWVPLQTVGTK, encoded by the coding sequence ATGCCTGAGACAATGAAAGTCGCCACTTCGTACGTATCCGCCGCGCTGCTTGCGTGCTCCACTTTTGCCGGCGCATCGTATGCGCTCGCTGCGTCCGCATCGCCGCAGAACGTCCAGATCGGCTTCGCGGCGCCGCTTACCGGCGGCCAGGCGCACTACGGCGCGGATTTCCGAAGCGGCGTCGAACTCGCGATTGCAGACATGAATGCGACGAAACCGGTCATCGGAGGGCAGCCCGTGCAGTTCGTGCTCAACGCACAGGACGATCAGGCCGATCCGCGCACGGGCACCACGGTCGCTCAGAAGCTCGTGGACGATGGCGTGGTCGCTGTCATCGGCCACTACAACTCCGGCACCAGCATTCCCGCCGCGCCCATCTATGCGAAAGCGGGCATCCCCGAAGTCGCGATGGCAACGGCGCCCTCGTACACGCGGCTCGGCTTGCCGACCACCTTTCGCCTGCTGACATCCGATACACAACTCGGCAGCGTGCTCGGCGAATACGTCGCGAAGGGCCTCAAGTTCAAGCGGCTCGCCATCGTCGATGACCGCACCGCGTACGGTCAGGGCGTCGCCGAAGAGTTCGCGAAGGCAGCGAAAGCGGCGGGCGCGACTATCGTTGATCAGGAGTACACAACAGACAAGGCCGTCGATTTCCGCGCGATTCTCACGAAGATCAAGTCCGCCGATGTGGATGCGGTCTTCTACGGCGGCGCCGATACGCAAGCCGCGCCGATGCTCAAGCAAATGCGTTCGCTCGCGATCAAGGCGGTGTTGATCGGCCCGGACATGCTTCAGTCCGAGAACCTGATCAAGATCGCAGGCGGCGCGGCTGAAGGCACGCTGGCGGCATCGGAAGGAAGTCCGCTTGCGCAGATGCCGGGCGGCCACGCATTCGCCGAGCACTACAAGGCGCACTTCAGCAAGCCGGTGGAACTGTACGCGCCCTATGCGTACGACGGCACCATGGCTGTTTTCAACGCGATGAAGAAAGCGGATTCCACCGATCCGCGCGTGTTCCTCACCGCTCTCAAAAGCACGAACATGAAGGGCGTGACCACGAGCGAGCTGTCATACGACAATTACGGCGACCTGAAATACGGCGGCGTGACGGTCTATAAGGTCGCCAACGGCAAGTGGGTGCCGTTGCAAACCGTCGGCACGAAGTAA
- a CDS encoding dihydroxyacetone kinase family protein translates to MKKLINSPNDAVREMLEGVARQAPHVAILGAENVLVRREQNEATDRPVSVISGGGSGHEPAHGGYVGAGMLSAAVCGEVFTSPPTDAVLAAIRATAGPRGAVLIVKNYTGDRLNFGLAAELARAEGIPVEVVVVADDVSLRDETARDRRRGIAGTVLVHKVTGAAATRGMTLEEVASVARLAAANLGTMGVALDGCTIPGAEKSGFTLGDDEIELGLGIHGEKGVERTAMLAADALCDLLVSSIVDELALASGERVALLVNGLGGTPQMELDVVLRAAHENLAARGIRIERAWAGTFLSALDMPGCSVSLLRVDDATLNLLDASTEARAWPGAGMVNRDIRIDTPSQPSPSAAAVRGEPSQWTRAIKAALESVANALIANEPTLTELDSVAGDGDLGASMKRAAHALLEVRESDLDTPAGALAALSVALRRAIAGSSGPFYATALMRASRHLADIGDPSALDWAHAFRAAVEAISDLGGAKAGDRTMLDALFPAVSAYEEALNSGSPVNKAWELAVSAAQQGAQNTAQMTPRAGRASYLGTRAVGSPDAGAVAVSLWLAALLPHVGGGQRAID, encoded by the coding sequence ATGAAGAAACTGATCAACAGCCCAAATGACGCCGTGCGTGAGATGCTCGAAGGGGTCGCGCGGCAAGCGCCCCACGTCGCGATTCTCGGCGCTGAAAACGTGCTCGTGCGGCGCGAGCAGAACGAAGCCACGGACCGCCCGGTGTCGGTGATATCGGGCGGCGGCAGCGGCCACGAACCCGCGCATGGCGGCTACGTCGGCGCGGGCATGCTGAGCGCCGCGGTCTGTGGCGAAGTGTTCACGTCGCCGCCCACGGACGCCGTGCTCGCCGCGATTCGCGCCACCGCCGGTCCACGCGGCGCGGTACTCATCGTCAAGAATTACACGGGCGATCGCCTGAACTTCGGCCTGGCTGCGGAGCTGGCGCGCGCCGAGGGGATCCCGGTCGAGGTCGTCGTCGTGGCCGACGACGTTTCGCTGCGCGATGAAACGGCGCGCGATCGTCGGCGCGGCATCGCAGGGACCGTGCTCGTACACAAGGTCACGGGCGCCGCAGCCACGCGTGGAATGACGCTCGAAGAAGTGGCGTCCGTTGCGCGCCTTGCAGCGGCGAATCTCGGCACGATGGGCGTCGCGCTTGATGGCTGCACGATCCCCGGCGCGGAAAAGTCGGGCTTTACGCTCGGCGATGACGAGATCGAGTTGGGACTCGGCATCCACGGTGAGAAGGGCGTCGAGCGTACCGCGATGCTGGCCGCCGATGCGCTTTGCGACCTGCTTGTTTCGAGCATCGTGGATGAACTGGCGCTCGCGAGCGGCGAGCGAGTGGCGTTGCTGGTCAACGGGCTCGGGGGCACGCCGCAGATGGAACTCGATGTCGTGTTGCGAGCCGCTCACGAGAATCTTGCTGCACGCGGCATTCGAATCGAGCGCGCGTGGGCCGGGACCTTCCTCTCGGCGCTGGACATGCCGGGCTGCTCCGTCTCGCTGCTGCGGGTCGACGACGCAACGCTGAACCTCCTCGATGCATCGACCGAAGCGCGTGCATGGCCCGGTGCGGGCATGGTCAACCGCGACATTCGCATCGACACTCCCTCGCAGCCGTCCCCGAGCGCAGCAGCTGTGCGTGGCGAGCCGAGTCAATGGACGCGCGCCATAAAAGCGGCGCTTGAATCCGTGGCGAATGCCTTGATCGCAAACGAACCGACGCTTACCGAACTGGATTCCGTCGCCGGCGATGGAGACCTCGGCGCGAGCATGAAGCGCGCCGCGCACGCCCTGCTCGAAGTGCGTGAAAGCGATCTCGACACGCCCGCAGGCGCGCTTGCGGCGTTGAGCGTGGCGCTGCGCCGCGCCATCGCGGGCAGTTCCGGGCCGTTCTATGCGACCGCGTTGATGCGCGCGTCGCGGCACTTGGCAGACATCGGCGACCCATCGGCGCTGGATTGGGCGCACGCTTTCAGAGCGGCAGTCGAGGCTATCAGCGATCTGGGTGGCGCGAAAGCAGGCGATCGAACGATGCTGGATGCGCTGTTCCCCGCTGTGTCCGCCTATGAAGAGGCGCTGAACTCCGGCAGTCCCGTGAATAAGGCTTGGGAACTGGCAGTGTCGGCGGCGCAGCAGGGCGCGCAGAACACCGCGCAGATGACGCCGCGAGCGGGTCGCGCGAGCTATCTCGGCACGCGCGCCGTGGGTTCGCCGGACGCAGGCGCGGTCGCCGTCTCGCTCTGGCTCGCGGCGCTGTTGCCGCATGTCGGTGGTGGTCAACGCGCAATTGACTGA
- a CDS encoding 2-hydroxychromene-2-carboxylate isomerase — protein sequence MTSFDGRVSASMEKAEWFFDVVSPFSYLAFHRIEALRDRLDIQPVPILFAALLKHWGTLGPAEIAPKRIHTYQFCVWLAGRHGVPFSMPPRHPFNPLAAQRLLVSLGARTADVGEALDFVFAHGRDPEVEFQALAERLGVDDAQERIGSADVKRQLKDNTQRAIDLGVFGVPTLVLRDRLFWGSDAVDWAEDFYSRPTLFDEPAYAAAARTEVGVRR from the coding sequence ATGACGTCATTCGACGGACGGGTAAGCGCGAGCATGGAAAAGGCCGAGTGGTTTTTCGACGTCGTATCTCCGTTTTCCTATCTGGCTTTTCACCGCATCGAGGCATTGCGGGATCGTCTGGACATTCAGCCGGTGCCGATTCTCTTCGCTGCGCTCCTCAAGCACTGGGGAACGCTCGGGCCGGCCGAGATTGCGCCCAAGCGCATTCACACGTATCAATTCTGCGTCTGGCTTGCCGGCCGCCACGGCGTGCCTTTCTCGATGCCGCCGCGTCATCCGTTCAATCCTCTTGCCGCACAGCGCCTGCTCGTGTCATTGGGCGCGCGCACGGCCGATGTCGGTGAAGCGCTCGACTTCGTTTTCGCGCACGGGCGTGATCCCGAAGTCGAATTCCAAGCGTTGGCCGAGCGACTCGGTGTCGACGATGCGCAAGAGCGCATCGGCTCGGCGGATGTCAAACGGCAACTCAAGGACAACACGCAACGCGCGATCGACCTCGGCGTCTTCGGCGTGCCGACGCTGGTGTTGCGAGATCGGCTGTTCTGGGGAAGCGATGCCGTCGACTGGGCCGAGGACTTCTATTCGCGGCCGACGCTTTTCGATGAACCGGCCTATGCGGCGGCGGCGCGAACCGAGGTCGGAGTGAGGCGCTGA
- a CDS encoding flagellar biosynthesis anti-sigma factor FlgM, giving the protein MKRTNHSADKPDRINDPCSPNDSSARPSDVNTAKVGFIKMLLKVGAYKIDSAAVANRMLSSIRHRLSTASR; this is encoded by the coding sequence ATGAAACGTACGAACCACAGCGCAGACAAGCCGGATCGAATCAATGATCCGTGTTCACCGAACGACAGTAGCGCCAGGCCTTCGGACGTCAATACAGCCAAGGTCGGGTTCATCAAGATGCTACTGAAAGTCGGTGCCTATAAGATCGATTCCGCGGCTGTAGCTAACCGAATGTTAAGCAGCATAAGACATCGCCTGTCGACGGCATCGCGCTGA
- a CDS encoding Tar ligand binding domain-containing protein yields the protein MQNLSIRARLALAMAFLGLLLTFSVGFGLHGISAIDASARDIAENSLSAVNAVGISSHMTARARLSLD from the coding sequence ATGCAAAACCTCTCGATTCGGGCGCGGCTTGCCCTCGCCATGGCATTCCTCGGTTTGTTGCTGACCTTTTCGGTAGGCTTCGGGCTGCACGGCATCAGCGCGATCGATGCATCGGCGAGAGACATCGCCGAGAATTCGCTCTCAGCCGTCAACGCAGTCGGCATATCGAGCCATATGACCGCGCGGGCACGGCTGTCGCTCGATTAA
- the argE gene encoding acetylornithine deacetylase has product MNEMRSRALLEKLIGFATVSRDSNLALIEFVHDYLAQHGVECELFHNDERTKASLFATIGPRDRGGIALSGHTDVVPVDGQAWSVDPFQLVEREGRLYGRGTADMKGYLASVLAAVPTFIERDLKMPVHLAFSYDEEIGCLGVRPMLAQLAHREHKPVLCLIGEPTELKPVLGHKGKLAMRCCVKGAPCHSAYAPYGVNAIQYAARLINHLDEIGEELARPEHRDERFDPPYSTVQTGVIKGGRALNIVPAECDFDFEVRALPGFDANEVAQRLQSYAESTLLPKMRAVKPDTGISLQPLSAYPGLATPPDSEAARLLALIAGSTEFGTVAFGTEGGLFEQAGIPTVVCGPGSMDQGHKPDEFVTVEQLRDCDAMLLRLADYLSN; this is encoded by the coding sequence ATGAATGAGATGCGAAGCCGCGCGCTACTCGAAAAGCTGATCGGCTTCGCGACCGTCAGCCGAGATTCGAATCTCGCGCTGATCGAGTTCGTTCATGATTACCTTGCGCAGCATGGCGTCGAATGCGAGCTCTTTCATAACGACGAGCGCACCAAGGCGAGTCTCTTTGCCACCATCGGCCCGCGCGATCGCGGCGGCATTGCGTTGTCGGGACATACGGATGTCGTGCCCGTCGATGGGCAGGCATGGAGCGTCGATCCGTTCCAACTCGTCGAGAGAGAAGGGCGGCTTTATGGACGCGGCACGGCGGACATGAAGGGCTATCTCGCGTCGGTGTTGGCAGCGGTGCCGACGTTCATCGAACGCGATCTGAAGATGCCCGTGCATCTGGCCTTTTCATATGACGAAGAAATCGGATGCCTGGGCGTGCGTCCGATGCTCGCGCAACTCGCGCATCGGGAACACAAGCCGGTGCTGTGTCTCATCGGCGAGCCGACGGAACTCAAGCCCGTGCTCGGACACAAGGGCAAGCTCGCCATGCGCTGCTGCGTGAAGGGCGCGCCGTGCCATTCGGCGTACGCGCCGTATGGCGTCAACGCCATTCAATACGCGGCGCGCCTGATCAATCACCTCGACGAGATCGGCGAAGAACTCGCGCGGCCCGAGCATCGCGACGAACGGTTCGATCCGCCTTACTCGACAGTGCAGACCGGCGTCATCAAGGGCGGTCGCGCGCTCAACATCGTGCCGGCCGAATGCGATTTCGACTTCGAAGTGCGCGCCTTGCCCGGCTTCGATGCGAACGAGGTCGCGCAACGCCTGCAAAGCTACGCCGAGTCCACGCTGCTGCCGAAGATGCGCGCGGTCAAGCCCGATACCGGTATCAGTTTGCAGCCGTTGTCGGCTTACCCGGGTCTCGCCACGCCGCCCGACAGCGAAGCCGCGCGGCTTCTTGCGCTGATCGCCGGATCGACCGAATTCGGCACGGTCGCGTTCGGCACGGAAGGCGGCCTCTTCGAGCAGGCCGGCATTCCAACCGTCGTTTGCGGGCCCGGCAGCATGGACCAGGGGCATAAGCCCGACGAGTTCGTCACGGTGGAGCAATTGCGCGACTGCGATGCCATGCTGCTTCGCCTTGCCGACTACCTCTCGAACTAA
- a CDS encoding DUF1028 domain-containing protein yields MTFSIVGRCDKTGQLGIAVSSSSIAVGARCPWLRAGVGAVATQNVTLPALGPQILDLLADKRLAPAQALQQALDANEWREYRQVTVIDAQGRTAFFSGKEALGTHHAVAGDQCVAAGNMLAGTHVIEAMPPAFAQADGLLADRLLAAMQAAMAAGGEAGPVHSAALKVVSDLSWPLVDLRVDWADDDPIGKLRDLWTAYAPQMNDYVTRALNPTAAPSYGVPGDE; encoded by the coding sequence ATGACTTTCTCTATCGTCGGTCGGTGTGACAAAACGGGGCAGCTCGGCATTGCCGTCAGTTCGTCGAGCATCGCGGTCGGCGCGCGTTGTCCGTGGCTGCGCGCGGGCGTCGGTGCCGTGGCGACGCAAAACGTCACCCTGCCCGCGCTCGGGCCGCAGATTCTCGATCTTCTGGCCGATAAGCGGCTCGCGCCAGCGCAGGCCCTGCAACAGGCGCTCGATGCGAATGAATGGCGCGAGTATCGGCAGGTTACGGTCATCGACGCGCAAGGACGCACCGCATTTTTCAGCGGCAAGGAAGCGCTCGGCACGCATCACGCAGTCGCGGGCGATCAGTGCGTCGCGGCGGGCAACATGCTGGCCGGCACGCATGTCATCGAAGCGATGCCGCCCGCATTCGCGCAAGCCGACGGCCTGCTAGCGGATCGCTTGCTGGCGGCCATGCAAGCGGCCATGGCGGCAGGCGGCGAGGCAGGCCCCGTTCATTCGGCCGCGCTGAAAGTCGTGAGCGATCTGAGCTGGCCGCTCGTCGATTTGCGCGTGGACTGGGCCGACGACGACCCGATCGGCAAGCTCCGCGACTTGTGGACCGCCTACGCGCCGCAGATGAACGACTACGTGACGCGTGCACTAAATCCGACCGCCGCGCCGAGCTATGGAGTGCCGGGCGATGAATGA
- a CDS encoding RidA family protein, whose translation MSQPTHTRIRMFNTKDTYPNQTLDNDLCQAVRAGNTVYVRGQVGTDFEGNLVGLGDARAQAEQAMKNVKQLLEEAGSDLSHIVKTTTYLTDVRYREPVYREVGKWLKGVFPISTGLTVVALGQPQWLMEIDVIAVIPDGWTPEA comes from the coding sequence ATGAGCCAACCGACGCATACGCGTATCCGCATGTTCAACACGAAGGATACGTATCCGAATCAGACACTCGACAACGATCTCTGCCAGGCCGTGCGCGCGGGCAATACCGTCTATGTTCGCGGCCAGGTGGGCACGGATTTCGAAGGCAACCTCGTCGGCTTGGGCGACGCGCGCGCGCAGGCCGAACAGGCGATGAAGAACGTGAAGCAGTTGCTCGAAGAAGCGGGCAGCGACCTCTCGCACATCGTCAAGACGACGACGTACCTGACAGACGTGCGGTATCGCGAGCCGGTGTACAGGGAAGTCGGCAAGTGGCTCAAGGGCGTGTTTCCCATTTCGACGGGGCTGACCGTCGTCGCGTTGGGTCAGCCGCAATGGCTCATGGAGATCGACGTGATCGCCGTGATCCCCGATGGATGGACACCCGAGGCGTAA
- a CDS encoding NAD(P)/FAD-dependent oxidoreductase, whose protein sequence is MTAETTSIDTLVVGAGQAGVAMSEHLSRHGVPHLVLERARIAERWRTGRWDSLVANGPAWHDRFPNLEYAQTAPDGFPPKEEIADYFVAYAKKFDAPIRTGVEVKKVVRNTGRPGFTVETSDGVIEAKRVVVATGPFQKPVIPPIAPQDASLTQIHSADYRNPQQLPAGGVLVVGAGSSGVQIADELQRAGRRVYLSVGAHDRPPRAYRGRDFCWWLGVLGEWDAEVMKPGREHVTIAVSGARGGQTVDFRRLAHQGITLVGLTKAFENGVARFNDDLAENIARGDQNYLSLLDAADMYAARNGLDLPAEPEARMIPADPDCVTNPLLELDLAQAGVSSIIWATGYVTDFSWLQVDAFDENGKPKHQRGVSKEPGVYFLGLPWLSRRGSAFIWGVWHDAKHVADHIVTQRKYQAYYDSPHDHAPKPHSEESVQAN, encoded by the coding sequence ATGACAGCGGAAACTACTTCGATCGACACGCTCGTGGTCGGCGCAGGCCAGGCCGGCGTCGCAATGAGCGAACATCTGAGCCGGCACGGCGTGCCGCATCTCGTGCTGGAACGCGCGCGCATCGCGGAGCGTTGGCGCACGGGTCGATGGGACTCGCTCGTGGCGAACGGCCCTGCGTGGCACGATCGCTTTCCCAATCTCGAGTACGCGCAGACGGCGCCCGACGGCTTTCCGCCGAAAGAAGAAATCGCGGACTATTTCGTGGCCTATGCGAAGAAATTCGATGCGCCTATACGCACCGGCGTCGAAGTGAAGAAGGTCGTGCGCAACACGGGGCGTCCGGGTTTTACCGTCGAGACGTCCGATGGCGTGATCGAAGCGAAGCGCGTGGTCGTCGCGACCGGGCCGTTTCAGAAGCCCGTGATTCCGCCTATCGCTCCGCAAGACGCATCGCTCACGCAAATTCATTCCGCCGATTACCGCAATCCGCAGCAATTGCCCGCAGGCGGCGTGCTGGTCGTGGGCGCGGGATCGTCGGGCGTGCAGATCGCCGATGAATTGCAGCGTGCGGGGCGCCGCGTGTATCTGTCGGTGGGCGCGCACGATCGTCCGCCGCGCGCCTATCGCGGCCGCGACTTCTGCTGGTGGCTCGGCGTGCTCGGCGAGTGGGACGCCGAAGTCATGAAGCCGGGCCGCGAACATGTGACCATTGCGGTGAGCGGCGCTCGCGGCGGGCAAACCGTCGACTTTCGCCGGCTCGCGCATCAGGGCATCACGCTGGTCGGTCTGACGAAAGCGTTCGAGAACGGCGTGGCTCGCTTCAACGACGATCTCGCAGAAAACATCGCACGCGGCGATCAAAACTATCTGTCGCTGCTCGATGCCGCCGACATGTACGCCGCTCGCAATGGCCTCGATCTTCCCGCTGAACCGGAAGCGCGCATGATCCCGGCCGATCCGGATTGCGTCACAAATCCGCTGCTCGAACTCGATCTCGCGCAAGCGGGCGTAAGCTCGATCATCTGGGCGACGGGCTATGTCACCGACTTCAGCTGGTTGCAAGTCGATGCTTTCGACGAGAACGGCAAGCCGAAGCACCAGCGAGGGGTATCGAAGGAACCGGGTGTTTATTTTCTCGGCTTGCCGTGGCTCTCGCGACGCGGCTCCGCATTTATCTGGGGCGTGTGGCACGACGCGAAACACGTCGCGGATCACATCGTCACGCAACGCAAATATCAGGCGTATTACGACTCGCCGCATGACCACGCGCCCAAGCCTCACAGCGAAGAAAGCGTGCAAGCCAACTGA
- a CDS encoding LysR family transcriptional regulator codes for MESHPLRYSLRQLRYFVVAAEALSFTAAARKLHISQPSISTALADLEVSFGVQLFIRHHASGLSLTQAGRDLLGQARNLLKIAEELQMAAKELDGGMTGSIALGCLVSLAPPLMPGLISRFTADHAGIAFRTVEGHQDALLRGLHDGSIDLALTYSLDLTEDIAFTPLLSLPPYAILPRTHRLARARKISLADLLPEPYVMLDLPHSREYFAALFDAVGNRPVPAFRSSQPEVVRGMVANGLGYSLLNFPLKSNRTVDGEEFVIKRFKDNVNATMLGVAQSRTMKPRQVVHRFTSFCENYIRRLRIDT; via the coding sequence ATGGAAAGTCATCCGTTACGCTATTCGCTGCGGCAGTTGCGCTATTTCGTGGTCGCGGCAGAGGCCTTGTCTTTCACCGCGGCCGCGAGAAAGCTGCATATCTCGCAGCCGTCGATCTCCACCGCACTCGCGGACCTCGAAGTGTCCTTCGGGGTCCAGCTATTTATCCGGCATCACGCGAGCGGTTTGTCGCTGACGCAGGCCGGACGCGATCTCCTCGGACAAGCCCGCAATCTGCTGAAGATAGCCGAAGAATTGCAGATGGCCGCCAAGGAACTCGATGGCGGCATGACCGGTTCCATCGCGCTCGGCTGCCTCGTTTCGCTCGCGCCGCCGCTGATGCCGGGCCTCATCAGCCGCTTCACGGCCGATCATGCGGGCATCGCGTTTCGCACGGTCGAAGGCCACCAGGACGCCCTGCTGCGCGGACTGCACGACGGCTCGATCGACCTTGCGCTTACCTATAGCCTCGATCTGACCGAGGACATCGCGTTCACGCCGCTCTTGTCGTTGCCGCCTTATGCGATCCTGCCGCGCACGCATCGCCTAGCGCGCGCCCGCAAGATCTCGCTGGCCGATCTGCTGCCCGAGCCTTACGTCATGCTGGACCTGCCGCATAGCCGCGAATATTTCGCCGCGCTCTTCGATGCGGTCGGCAATCGGCCGGTGCCGGCGTTTCGCTCGTCGCAGCCGGAAGTGGTGCGAGGCATGGTGGCGAACGGCCTCGGCTATAGCCTGCTTAACTTCCCGCTCAAATCGAACCGCACCGTGGACGGCGAAGAGTTCGTCATTAAGCGTTTCAAAGACAACGTGAACGCGACGATGCTCGGCGTCGCGCAATCCCGCACCATGAAGCCGCGCCAGGTGGTGCACCGTTTCACCTCGTTCTGCGAGAACTACATACGGCGACTACGTATCGACACTTGA
- a CDS encoding SRPBCC family protein: MAHLNELMNALRDGCDRPFSDAHAMPPGVYTSADFLALEEERIFSREWQCVGRASALKAPGDYLTARIAGQPVVVLRDEQMQLKAMSNVCLHRMSILLEGRGNVRRIVCPYHAWNYSLDGALKGAPLMDRQEGFCKESYKLPAVRCEEWQGWIYVTLDANAPPVGKQLAELDTLIQAYGMSDYIETFYEEHVWDTNWKILAENFMESYHLPMLHRATVGPHSRLEEMECPPGHAAFNYHWITKEASLPIGNAHPDNTRLSGHWRKTTALLAIYPTHLVTLTPGYFWYLVLQPEGVGRVHIRFGGGLAPEFIADPEANAHMATLKKLLDEVNAEDKRGVQAVFRGVHAPLAKPGHLSHLERPNYDFARYLAGKLNSQ; the protein is encoded by the coding sequence ATGGCCCACCTGAACGAGCTGATGAACGCATTGCGCGATGGATGCGACCGCCCGTTCAGCGACGCCCATGCGATGCCGCCCGGCGTCTATACGTCGGCCGACTTTCTCGCGCTCGAAGAGGAGCGCATCTTTTCGCGCGAATGGCAATGCGTCGGGCGCGCGAGCGCGCTGAAAGCGCCGGGCGACTACCTCACCGCGCGCATCGCCGGACAGCCGGTGGTCGTCTTGCGCGACGAGCAGATGCAGCTCAAGGCGATGTCCAATGTGTGCCTGCATCGCATGTCGATCCTGCTCGAAGGACGCGGCAACGTGCGACGCATCGTGTGTCCTTATCACGCGTGGAATTATTCGCTCGATGGCGCGTTGAAAGGCGCGCCGCTGATGGACCGACAAGAAGGCTTCTGCAAGGAAAGCTACAAGCTGCCCGCCGTGCGCTGCGAAGAATGGCAAGGCTGGATCTACGTGACGCTCGATGCGAACGCGCCACCCGTCGGCAAACAGCTCGCGGAGTTGGACACGTTGATTCAGGCGTACGGCATGAGCGACTACATCGAAACGTTCTATGAAGAGCACGTGTGGGACACCAACTGGAAGATACTCGCCGAGAACTTCATGGAGAGCTATCACCTGCCGATGCTGCATCGCGCGACGGTAGGTCCTCACTCGCGGTTGGAAGAGATGGAATGTCCGCCGGGTCATGCGGCGTTCAACTATCACTGGATCACAAAGGAAGCCTCGTTGCCCATCGGTAACGCACACCCGGACAACACGCGCTTGTCGGGGCACTGGCGCAAGACGACTGCGCTGCTCGCCATCTATCCGACGCATCTCGTGACGTTGACGCCAGGCTACTTCTGGTATCTCGTGCTTCAACCGGAGGGTGTCGGCCGCGTGCATATCCGCTTCGGCGGCGGACTCGCGCCGGAATTCATCGCCGATCCTGAAGCCAACGCGCACATGGCAACGCTCAAGAAGCTGCTCGACGAAGTGAACGCCGAAGACAAGCGCGGCGTGCAAGCCGTGTTTCGCGGCGTGCATGCACCGTTGGCGAAGCCGGGACATCTGAGCCATCTCGAACGGCCCAACTATGACTTCGCGCGCTATCTCGCGGGCAAGCTGAACTCGCAGTAA